A single Euwallacea similis isolate ESF13 chromosome 1, ESF131.1, whole genome shotgun sequence DNA region contains:
- the RNaseZ gene encoding ribonuclease Z, mitochondrial gives MHFIFKPTYFRFFVASIQRDYSKKRSSHSKFNELLLKMPKEHKHIAEAQMQRIKIKQKSAKYAPGKVILQVLGSGAKGAPRAVYLFSDQSRYLFNCGEGTQRLAHEHKTKLSKLEHIFITQSVWKNMGGLPGTALTIQDVGVPEITLHGPNGLSDIFSATRRFVVIKDLKIRMADCSEKAIFEDNVMRVKYVSLHKKKDESSGIEQNEATSTESDRRPSRSRSLSKSRDNGAVVEDNTDYYPYEYKGRRSTLDTASTLNENLLRQYKKESISMCYICRLQPRPGALNLDKCVQKGVPPGPLLGRLKSGEDVTLVDGRMVKSCEVCDSDDPGPIFIVVDCPGPEYLQSLVNSTEIRKHQKFANSDEDAACLVIHFTPVEVMKLPQYKQWMDDFCASCEHIPINEMNTCMGSVAVHRIQYKLNMLSSDIFPILGDKGTPAMHEVNQDLKTKFDISDHSFKYIGGLSSYHLRPKKGFDSSSHINLDMQEFLSETSLLPNFSDVVRDLHQTLEVSRIKLNIKEFPKLLFLGTGSCIPNKTRNTSGILLQISETSNILMDCGEGTYGQILRFFGTNKGNEVLTNIDAIYISHLHADHHIGLLGLLQGRRRALHISNIDKQPLYLIAPKQILTWLTFYDKCFETIEDEYVLIPNDSLLLNRHTYPEDKLRKLLSDLQFSDINTCFVRHCPNAFGVSILHKSGYKLTYSGDTMPSENLVHLGQNSDVLIHEATMEDDLSNEAVVKMHSTTSQAIEIGRNMNAKHIVLTHFSQRYAKLPRFNENFGDNVSIAFDNMQVKLDELPLVPLFYPALKMMFAEHYEEMETKAIKRQLKNERQASIERIKIQKTTS, from the exons ATGCACTTTATCTTCAAACCTacatattttagattttttgtaGCGTCCATTCAGCGGGATTACTCAAAAAAGCGGTCATCtcattctaaatttaatgaattattgcTTAAAATGCCCAAAGAGCATAAACATATCGCCGAGGCACAAATGCAACGCattaaaattaagcaaaaaagtgcCAAATATGCCCCAGGGAAAGTAATCCTGCAAGTTCTTGGCAGTGGAGCTAAAGGAGCCCCGAGGGCTGTCTATTTATTCTCTGACCAAAGTCG GTATTTGTTCAACTGTGGTGAAGGTACTCAAAGGTTGGCCCATGAgcataaaacaaaattgtcaaaattggaGCATATTTTTATAACACAGTCGGTATGGAAGAATATGGGTGGTTTGCCTGGAACAGCCCTGACAATTCAAGATGTTGGTGTACCAGAAATTACACTGCATGGTCCCAATGGACTG AGTGATATATTCTCAGCCACAAGAAgatttgttgttattaaagatttaaaaatcagaATGGCAGATTGTTCTGAAAAAGCTATTTTTGAAGACAATGTTATGAGGGTTAAGTATGTTTCATTACATAAAAAGAAGGATGAATCTTCTGGAATTGAACAG AATGAAGCCACCTCTACAGAGAGTGACAGGAGGCCCAGTAGAAGCAGATCCTTGTCAAAATCTAGAGATAATGGTGCTGTAGTTGAAGACAACACAGATTACTATCCATATGAAT ATAAGGGACGCAGATCTACTCTAGATACTGCTTcaactttaaatgaaaacttaCTAAGACAATATAAAAAAGAGAGTATTTCCATGTGCTACATTTGTCGTTTGCAACCTCGTCCAGGAGCGTTAAATTTAGATAAATGTGTACAAAAAGGAGTTCCTCCAGGACCCCTATTGGGAAGACTGAAAAGTGGAGAAGATGTGACATTAGTTGATGGCAGGATGGTGAAGTCATGTGAGGTTTGCGATTCTGACGATCCCGGGCCGATTTTTATTG TTGTGGACTGCCCAGGTCCAGAGTACCTACAGTCATTAGTGAACAGTACAGAAATTAGAAAACATcagaaatttgcaaattcaGATGAAGATGCTGCCTGTTTGGTAATACACTTTACTCCAGTAGAAGTCATGAAGTTACCACA ATATAAACAATGGATGGATGACTTTTGCGCTAGTTGCGAACACATACCGATAAACGAGATGAATACCTGCATGGGAAGTGTGGCAGTGCATCGGATACAATATAAACTAAATATGCTTTCATCTGATATTTTTCCGATATTGGGTGACAAAGGAACTCCAGCAATGCATGAG GTTAATCAAGACCTCAAGACCAAATTTGACATTAGTGATCATAGCTTTAAGTATATTGGAGGTTTGAGCAGTTACCATCTGCGTCCAAAAAAAGGATTTGACAG CTCTTCGCATATAAACTTAGATATGCAAGAATTCTTAAGTGAAACATCATTATTGCCGAACTTTTCGGACGTTGTTAGGGACTTACACCAAACATTGGAGGTGTCGAGAATTAAACTGAATATTAAAGAGTTtccaaaattattgtttttag GCACGGGCTCCTGTATTccaaataaaacaagaaatacCAGTGGAATCCTCTTACAAATAAG TGAAACTAGCAACATATTAATGGATTGTGGCGAAGGAACTTACGGCCAGATTTTAAGGTTCTTTGGAACGAATAAAGGAAACGAAGTGTTGACTAATATTGATGCAATTTATATTTCGCATTTGCATGCGGATCATCATATTGGACTCCTTGGTTTATTACAG GGTAGGAGGAGGGCTCtgcatatttcaaatattgacaAACAACCTTTATATTTGATTGCTCCAAAGCAGATTTTAACCTGGTTAACTTTTTATGACAAATGTTTTGAAACCATCGAAGATGAATATGTATTAATTCCAAATGACAGTTTG TTGTTGAACCGACATACTTATCCGGAGGACAAgctaagaaaattattgagtGACCTACAGTTTTCCGATATTAATACATGTTTCGTTCGACACTGTCCTAATGCTTTTGGAGTGTCCATATTACATAAATCCGGCTACAAACTCACATATTCCGGAGACACCATGCCATCGGAAAATTTGGTGCATTTGG gtCAAAATTCGGATGTTTTAATACATGAAGCGACCATGGAAGATGATTTGTCAAACGAGGCAGTGGTGAAGATGCATTCAACCACGTCCCAGGCCATCGAAATTGGTCGAAATATGAACGCGAAACATATTGTTTTGACTCATTTCAGTCAACGGTACGCCAAATTGCCcagatttaatgaaaattttggagaTAATGTCAGCATAGCATTTGATAATATGCAG GTGAAACTAGATGAATTGCCACTGGTTCCGCTATTTTATCCTGCATTAAAGATGATGTTTGCAGAACATTACGAGGAGATGGAAACTAAGGCTATTAAAAGGCAACTTAAGAACGAGCGGCAAGCTTCGATAGAAcggataaaaattcaaaaaacaaccagctga
- the LOC136413347 gene encoding putative leucine-rich repeat-containing protein DDB_G0290503, with amino-acid sequence MWFERAVLLISLLCWIENIEASVTTEDIRLAILQMANVARNTDDKLERHEFREKQLGEQLKKGLINIDKRIKMLDPLKGAVSRLDERVAAVETILLQKDKEDRDRQLQQQLIYDIVVDIQRKLPQLLDQLNQDISQKVMISAPPAAISEPMMTKKDFTSMEKEVVDKMERVTTTIQNMEQDLQKIRQENLNSINDFSNKSSENLEKVKRQLDNSENLLAKYENKLAEYNNRIPQIPTVDYKENDEWKQNFLRALDSQMTQVIEIVTDVRLIQSQIASLPQKPEIETVQNLTFSKLEEIIHQMPSNHLRSLENLENTLKVVQDHAVKNHDAVKSSFNELTEITSHLTESFSSNYENIRTEIQNLGKMEQVIMQTADSVLDTKRRVEYGVHQIISEVDKHMKTGTSEINQGINERFENFELSILDEEYGALHNLTSKIQEEIGRVWRQIGIMHQQMSASTDTLNKLQNQTDVYVNGSLDVMDSMKGKVTQITGRMTEVDENLNFLLGKLSLLSQEFNRIKSGLGSTLDEIRSSFQKVQEKIKDKGPGPHKISSNEVLDSSPGPQ; translated from the exons ATGTGGTTCGAAAGAGCAGTTCTCCTGATTTCTCTGCTATGTTGGATAGAAAATATAGAGGCTTCAGTCAC gACTGAAGATATTAGATTGGCTATTCTCCAGATGGCGAACGTGGCCAGGAACACTGACGACAAGCTTGAAAGGCACGAGTTTAGGGAGAAGCAGCTGGGGGAACAACTTAAGAAAGGACTCATTAACATCGATAAAAGGATAAAGATGTTGGATCCCCTTAAAGGAGCG GTTAGCAGATTAGATGAAAGAGTAGCTGCAGTTGAAactattttattgcaaaaagaCAAAGAAGACAGAGACAGACAGCTACAGCAACAATTAATCTATGACATAGTTGTGGATATCCAAAGAAAGCTACCACAGTTATTGGATCAACTTAATCAAGATATCAGCCAgaag GTGATGATAAGTGCGCCTCCGGCGGCAATTAGTGAGCCTATGATGACCAAAAAAGACTTCACTTCTATGGAAAAGGAGGTGGTCGACAAGATGGAAAGGGTGACTACAACGATTCAGAATATGGAGCAAGATCTGCAGAAGATTCGACAAGAAAACCTCAACAGTATTAACGATTTCAGCAATAAATCTAGCGagaatttagaaaaagttAAGAGGCAGCTGGATAATAGCGAAAATCTGCTGGCCAAATACGAAAACAAATTAGCTGAATATAACAATCGGATTCCACAGATTCCAACGGTAGACTATAAGGAAAACGACGAATGGAAGCAAAATTTCCTCAGAG CACTTGATAGTCAAATGACCCAAGTAATCGAAATTGTAACCGACGTCAGACTAATCCAAAGCCAAATTGCTAGTTTGCCACAAAAACCAGAAATAGAAACTGTGCAAAATTTGACCTTTAGCAAACTGGAAGAAATCATACATCAAATGCCTTCAAATCACTTGAGATCTCTGGAAAATTTGGAGAACACCTTGAAGGTAGTCCAGGATCACGCTGTTAAGAATCATGATGCTGTTAAAAGTTCGTTCAATGAACTTACTGAGATTACCTCTCATTTAACTGAAAGCTTTTCTAGTAATTATGAGAATATTAG AACGGAAATTCAAAACTTAGGAAAAATGGAACAAGTTATCATGCAAACAGCAGACAGTGTTCTGGACACTAAAAGGCGTGTGGAATACGGGGTTCATCAAATTATTTCTGAAGTTGATAAGCATATGAAAACTGGAACTTCGGAAATTAATCAAGGAATTAATGAAAG gTTTGAAAACTTTGAACTCTCAATCTTGGATGAGGAATACGGTGCTTTACACAACTTAACATCCAAAATCCAAGAAGAAATCGGCAGAGTATGGAGGCAAATTGGCATTATGCACCAGCAGATGAGCGCTAGCACTGACACATTAAATAAACTCCAAAATCAAACCGATGTTTACGTCAACGGATCCCTGGACGTTATGGACAGTATGAAGGGAAAA GTGACTCAAATCACTGGCAGAATGACGGAAGTGgacgaaaatttgaatttcctttTGGGCAAATTGTCGTTGCTGTCCCAAGAGTTTAACAGGATTAAATCAGGTTTAGGGTCTACTTTAGATGAAATTCGATCTAGTTTTCAGAAAGtgcaggaaaaaattaaagacaaaGGTCCCGGACCACATAAGATTTCGAGCAATGAAGTTTTAGATTCATCACCTGGCCCTCAATAA